GCTACCACAGCAATAGCTAATCTGTCACAGCGGTAGATTAGCACAGCAGCgtttgattagctaatttaaataCCTGCTCTACACCAGAGTTGGCGTGTAGGTcgccttttctttattttgtaactgAACCGAAACACGAAATTCTGCAGCACACCTACTTGGTAAaattgtcaaagtcaagctagcataactgatcTACTTCCCTTTCTTTAGCTATTTTTTAAAGGTAtaactttttcctgaccttgttcTCTAATTGTaatgttgacaattagtagcaaaccctttttcttttatgtcacatgtacatttaggatttagcgcattatgttgacaacttgatAGCTAAAACTAATAGTAGTCATCATCGGCTAACAGGattttgccctccagcagtGAGCTGGGGGACGGGATCTTTGTGATGTCACACTGCAACGTGCCTTTAGGCAAGAAGGCAAATATGGAGGAAGGTACTCTGGACAGATTAGATCTATAAGGAACCTTTTGGAATTTGCTTCTAAAACCCTGTGTAAAGGAAAAGAAACTCTAAACACTAAGCACACCATTCCTACAGTGAAAGATGGTGGTAGCAGAACCCTGCTTTTCCTCAGGAGACAGAGAAGCTGGATAGAGGTGACGGGAAGATGGATGTAATTGAACACAAGACAATCCTAGAAGTAAACCTGCTAGAGGATGGAGAAAACCTGAGACTGGGTCACAAGTTTTCCTTTACCCAGTACTACCAGTTGTCAGTGTGAAAGGATACCATGCTTCAGTATAATGCAGAGTGAGATGGCCGCAGACAGCACCAAACGGCCGATAGCAACCACCTTCCCCTGGTTGTTCAGGTTAACTTTCCAGGTGATGTAAGTCTGAAGCCAGCAGTACAAGTTGCCCAGTATAAACGCCAGGAACGTGCCCAAGTTGTGAATCACCGACATCTCAAGGAGCTACAAAAACAGACGCGAGTCAGTCTGTCACAGTCCGGATTTGGAGTTGATTTCTCAATGATCAGCGGTTACCTGGAAGTTTCCCACAATCGTCATCCCAAAACAGGCGATGGAGAAACACACCacactgaaaatgttcagcCACCTCTTGTCTAATTTGGTCTTCAGCTGGAAGTACCTGAGGATGCCCACGACAAACGCTGAAACAGAGGATTGGTGAAAGTGGGAAGAGCCACAGGGGTCAACGACAGCGTACCAATCATGATCAGAAAGTTTATTCGAAATAGAACAATTAGGATTTATACCgcttaaactttttcatattttgccaaacaacaaccacaaacattaatatatttaattgggatttaatgtgaaattGTGACACCTAGTGGTGTACGATggtgaagtagaaagaaaatgatacatgacggtaaacgtttttttttgttttgttttttagcctctttttttctttgcatgcaaccaattgccttcagacgCCATCAGCCTGGACTTTGTATCTGAATGGCGTTTCTTTACCTGCGAACGCTGCCAGGTTCAAGATCTCACTGAAGTAGCAGCTGGCTGGGGGGAAATTCCCTGTGAAGctgataaaacacaaagtacGATAAAATAACAGCAAGCGGCTCTGGCTTCACTGTTAAAAGGAGAATGTAGGACTAGTGCAGTGTTTACCTGATGTAGGGAGGATATGCAGATAGATTTCCctttctagaaataaaaaaacaaaagaagatcTTATTCCACTGTGTAAATATTGGTTGTCCCTCAGCGAGAGTAAGTCGTACCTGTATGCTGAGGTCAGAGGCAGCACTTTCCCATGGTGGAGAGCAATGAAGTACCTGTTTGAGGTGGCAGAACAGAAGCACAGAGGCGTGTTAGGAACAGGATGCGCTGCAGCGGTGGAGCATGCACCATtcaaaaaacatcacattttacCACTTGGCTTTTACCATCAAAAAGTTTGTGAAAGTgggaaaaagtaaataaataaaaataaccaatctGCTTTTTAAGTAATGGTGGGTTCACACCAAACGCGCTTTGAgcatctggtttacattcaacgTCTAGGTGGAGCGTCTGACGCGTTCAAGGCGTCAAAACAGTCCAAACGGTTCAAATCACGCCGTGACGGCCCTCGACGCGCCTCCACTTAAGACTCTGAATGTCAACCTGACGCGCCTGACGCTCCAGACGCGTTTGGTGttgtggagaaataaaaatgtaataatcaaTCATACTCATTTTTGTGTGAGTTTTGCGTATTTTCGAATATTGCAATCACACCTTTTGAATATCAAATGTAATGCTTCCTGTTGCTAAACTGTGTGTTCCCATTATAGTTTGAAATGTTCCAGCCGAGGATATGATGATCAGGAGCTGTTAGATAAGGAGCGCAAATTATGGTAGAACAGGATGTAGCCGTATGGAATGTTCTACCGTGCAAAAGTATCTGGTAGAAACGTATGAAACGTAGTACGTAGAAGAAAACACGACTCCTCCAATGGTTGGTAGCCAAGCGTGGAGTGTTTTATGCAGGAGAGGATTTGACAGTTTGTGTGTAGTTGGAGGGGTTCACAATGTCTATGAGGATGGAAATACTcattgccatcaccctaatctgtCCACAGGTTCTCTATCAGAATAACGAGATGTTGATTTTTACCTCCATCACACAAAGCATgtcagtaaaagtaaaatatttctttacaacTAAATCTAGGGATATGAACACTGTTGGACTTAACTATAAAcggtttatatttaaataattttaaacataagAAAAGGTGAGAACTCATTTAATAGTCTGATAAAGGAGTTTTagctcagtttattttatttatttatttttttaccataatAAGATGTTTCAATTTCCttatttcttaataaatattaaattgataTTGAGGAAGTCCATTTTTTTAATGGTAGTTCACctttgaatatttctgttttaggaATTCACTAAAGGTACAGGTATTagtaatttcttttaaacataTCCTGGTTacagttttaagattttagaaaaacctttttgcCATTTGATTCTCCAACTCAAAAGCACATTAATAATCTATTGATGAGTCGTGTTGATTCTCGAGTtgttggtttttggttttttgtccAGTCTCTATTTATTGTTTAGGCATCAActctttatgtatttatttatgaataaaggTCAAAAAGAGGTTGAACTTACACGACCCAAAGTCCAGCAGCAGTAAACATGGAGAGGATGGGAGATAAGAGGACCAGCGGTCTGCACCACCACATGTTCACCATTCtgatgtcacacacacacacacacacccacacacacacacacacacagcattaCGTCACATAACGATAATGAGCTCTTTGTTAGCTATAAAGCATATAGAAAGCAAATAAGCAATTATAACAtcttcagtttttccatttctagttgtcggttttattttcatagctCAATTTTAAATTGAGCTGAATTCAATGCATCTCTTGTTAGAAATATTGCATGTCCctcttttattcttgttttttggcAATGAAACTAATTATTAAAAGACATTTCAGAGCAGATAAAAGCAGAATAACGTTAAGCTAATTCCGTTTGAACCTGAGCTGCAGCTATTCAGCCATTAAACTTGGTGAAAGGAAGCGCGTTTCCTTGCAGCTCTAATGACAGTTCTGGTCATATCTGCAGTCACAGTTTTACTGTGACCATATTTTAACGCTTAAATTGTCCAAAAATACCGAGAGAAATCTATTCCACCGCTAAATAATAAACGGAGGGAGTCAGACGTAACAACGTCACAAACACGTCCTGACACGAAACGTGGCGTTCCTCCGTCTTAAAGTCGGACGGCGAAAGCGGGTGTTTTACTGTGTGAGGCGAGGCCTTACCTCTCCCTGGGTTCGGTGGGTTCGTTCAATGCAGTTGGGTTCAGTTGAATAGAAAATGAACTTTCTCCTGCTGAAAGCTAAAACCAGATATTTCCCGAGGCTTTAGCTGCATTCAACCCGGCACATGGGCGGAAAAAGAACCAGGGTGCCCTGGGGATCCACACCTCTCTCTCTAaatacaaagaagaagaaagtctACAAGGTGATGGCCCAGAATCGTTTCTGATTGGCCCGTTTATTTTCAGGACAGGAGCTTCTTGAAATACAGGTGGAGGACGGAAAACACTGAATCATGTTTGCACAGAGCAATaccatgatttaaaataaatttacttaaaaaaaataaaagaattcttGATATTGAAGCCATAAATGATTTTCCCATTAGAATCCACTGAATGTGaacatatacattttacataaaaagtatAATTGTGTGTGATTTATAGGGTTTATTAGACTCAATAGTAATTTTACTTGTGCTTCttaataattttgaataaaCCAGAGAGAACAAAGTGGACTATGGCTCCAAATATATCGCTGATTACTGGAACTCCAGACTGCACTTCAAAAACTTGAAATGTGACTTTTCCATTGTTTCTGTTACATATAAGCACAAAATTACTCACATTCCTGCGCAGACATAGATTTAAGGTTATTTATTGTACCGTCACCATGTATTTTATACTGtgatgtaaaattaatttaattaaaataaataaataaaataatttaaaagaaaaatgacacaagcaattatattaaactaaaatctgactaaacattaaaaacaataaaaaaaaattaaactaagaAGTTTGCTTCTGCTCTTTATGGAGACAGGCTTCTCACAAAAGATAATAAGAATCAGTCCTAAAATTATtaactaaaattgttttttagttcataggaaaaccttttttctttcatgttccCACTGGTgttttgaagatttatttatttacttttgtcaTCACCCTAATTTTTAGCTGAGACTCACTATTCTGGtggcaacttcaaaacattattatttccAGTTgctcaaactaaaaaaaaaaaaaaaagaaaaaaaccagaaacaaagacataaggtaatttgtaaataaatactatttattgaaaatattgcCTGTAgtc
The sequence above is a segment of the Gambusia affinis linkage group LG17, SWU_Gaff_1.0, whole genome shotgun sequence genome. Coding sequences within it:
- the tmem150c gene encoding transmembrane protein 150C isoform X1, which encodes MVNMWWCRPLVLLSPILSMFTAAGLWVVYFIALHHGKVLPLTSAYRKGNLSAYPPYISFTGNFPPASCYFSEILNLAAFAAFVVGILRYFQLKTKLDKRWLNIFSVVCFSIACFGMTIVGNFQLLEMSVIHNLGTFLAFILGNLYCWLQTYITWKVNLNNQGKVVAIGRLVLSAAISLCIILKHVLAVIPHMHTVRCQWAVVMLFLIYISTFAIDFRHCRFEVVCRDTVERQSQCEDANGSREQQLEL
- the tmem150c gene encoding transmembrane protein 150C isoform X2 translates to MVNMWWCRPLVLLSPILSMFTAAGLWVVYFIALHHGKVLPLTSAYRKGNLSAYPPYISFTGNFPPASCYFSEILNLAAFAAFVVGILRYFQLKTKLDKRWLNIFSVVCFSIACFGMTIVGNFQLLEMSVIHNLGTFLAFILGNLYCWLQTYITWKVNLNNQGKVVAIGRLVLSAAISLCIILKHASCLHLRKFGLLTGADRR